The nucleotide sequence GTGTTCGAGAGGTTCAATAAAATCGGATTCCTCAAATTTAACTTCATCTATGGACGCGGAGGGCAGGGCTTCATCTATTGCAGTTATCTCGACAAGTATCTCCTCAGGTGGAGGAACTTGAGGAGCGCTTTCAATCTTTTTGGTTTTCTTAGTTGTTTTAGCAGGTGTTTTGTCTGGTGGAGGCTGCGGAGGTGAAACAGGTTTGGTTGTGTCGGGATGAAGCTTTCTGTTGAGTTTTTTAAGCATTCGTTCAAACTGACCGGTTTCCTTCATTTTCCGTTCGCTGGCAGTTTCTATTGCAAGTTTAAGTGAAACATCATCATCTTTCGCGGCGGCAACCTTGGCGAAGCGTATTACCCATTTATTATCATCCGGGTTGAGTCTTGTCATGGCAAGGCATGATTGAAGCACGGGAGGTTCCTTGAGTGATGGTTTTGATTTAAGGTATTTGAGGTATTCCTTTTCCGCGTCTTCGAATTTTTCCTGCTTATCGAAGCTCAACGCTTTTATGAAGTGAGCTTCTGCGAATCCGTCATCCATTCTAAGTGCTTTTCTCGCAACAGATAGGGCGGCTGAGTGAAGCCCGTTGTCACAGTAAAGCTGCCCGGCTATTCCGAAGTGCTTAAGTGCATCTTCAATGCGATCAAGTTTAGCAAGAACATCACCTAGTGAATTGTGTATGGAAGCTTCTTCGGGTTCTTCATTGATCATACGGTTCAGAACTTTCTCAGCGCTGTCGTATTTGCCTTCCTGAATAAGATCCTGAACCTTCCGACGCTGTTCAATATCAATCATGCTTCATCCTCTGGTTGCACTTAAATGTTGTAAGTACTACTCAAACATACTGGAAATCAGTTGTCCCGCGATAATCACGTCCTCAATATCGGGTATTGCCATGTGATAAGCAATACCACGGTAATCATCAAGGTCCCAAATTATCATATCAGCATCCATCCCCGGAACAAGAGCACCCTTGCGATCGCCCATTCCAAGTGCTTCGGCACCGTTGACTGTAGCTGCGGTTAACGATTCTTCTATGGTGAAGCCACACCCGCATACCGCAAGGTTTATCATAAACGGCATCGATTCACAGAAACAGCTCCCCGGATTGAAGTCGGTCGCGATTGCAACAGCAGCGCCTGCGTCGAGAAGTTTTCTTCCTGGTGGGAATGGCTTGCCAAGGAAAAGCGCGGTTCCGGGAAGCAGTGTAGCCACTGTATTACTCCCGGCTATTTTTTTTATATTCTTATCAGAAATTGAAAGGAGATGATCAGCGCTCAATGCGCCCACATCAACAGCTACAGAAGCGCCGTCTGTATCATGGAATTCATCTGCGTGCATCCTGACACCGAACCCCATATCCTTTGCGGCTCGAAGGTAACGTTCTGACTGCTGTGCGGTGAATACGCCCTTTTCGCAGAATATATCTACAAAATCAGCAAGATCTGCCGCTTTTATTTCAGGGAGAACTGCATCGATCAAATACTTTATGTATTCATCCGGCCGATTCCGGTACTCGAGTGGAACCTCATGTGCTCCGAGGAATGTTTTCGCAATTGTCTGCGGCCAGTTATCCGAGAGTCTTTTCGCCGTTTCCAGACATCTTATCTCCGTTTCGAGATCAAGGCCGTATCCACTTTTTACTTCAACGGTGGTTGTGCCAAGAAGGAGCATGGTTGTGAGGTGCTTCACCAGTGTATCTTCGAGGGATTCCGGTGTGGCCTGCCTCGTTCTGATGACGCTGTTGAGTATGCCTCCGCCGGCAGCCGATATCTCTTCGTAATCGGCTCCACCTGCGCGGAGGGCGAATTCGATCTGTCTGGTACCTGCGTAAAGAGGATGCGTATGTGAATCCACGAAACCAGGCGTAACTACCTTGCCCGCAAGGTCTATTTCAAGGCTGTTATCAATAAGATCTACGAAGTCAGATGCATAACGTGAGTGACCTGTCCAAACTATCCTGCCCTTACTGGAAGCAACCGCGCCATCATGAATGATGGAAAGTTCCTTCGCAGCCTCTCCCCTTCGAAGGCCTGGCGAACCGGACATTGTAACCAGTTCGCCGATATCGGTCAGGATTAAGTCAGCCTGGATTTTCATTACGGTTGGTTAAATCTGTTCTAAAATTACAGATGCAACCTTTCTTCCACCCATTGAGTGAAATTTGAGTCTGCCGTCTACCTTCGCGAACAGGGTATCGTCGTTACCTCTGCCAACGTTAACTCCGGGATGGATTCTGGTTCCACGCTGCCTCATTATGATGGTTCCAGCTGTAAGCATCTGTCCGGCTGCGGCCTTTACGCCGAGTCTTCTGCCAGCGCTATCGCGTCCGTTTCTGGAACTGCTTGATGATTTCTTATGTGCCATCTTTATGAACCTTTCGATATGTCACTATCTGTTTACTATTACCCTTGTGGTCCAGTTGGAATACCCGCTGCTGAATCGCGCGATGTACATTCCGGAAGGAACCAGAGAACCGTCAGTTTCTATCAAATTCCATACGAAACTATCGGTTTCCGGAGAAACGTCCTGCATCGTTACGGAACGGCCTGTAATATCGTAAATTAACATCGTTCCTCCAACCCCCGTTTCAGGTATGGAGAAACTGCAACTTTCGCGGGATGGATTTGGGAACGCGGAAAAGGCTCCTTCGAACCCCTCTTCGGCCCCCTCTATTCCAACCTGCGAAAGAACAAAACTTACTTCCACCCTTTCCTGCGAGCCTACAGAAATATTTTCAACCGACTGTGATGTGTAACCATCAGCGGTTACTTCCACGTCGTAGATTCCCGGAAGAAGTGATTTATGGTAATCACCGAGGGTTACATCGGTTCTGCAGAATCTGAGTGATTCTGAATCGGTACCGTCGTGGATACCTAATGCAAGCTGCGCGTCGACAGGATCTCCCGACGAATCGGTAACTGTTCCCCATATGCCGTAAGTGCTGCTGGTAAAAAACTCCAGTATTGCCATGTAGTGAGCGTTATCGACCCCCGGCCAGTCGGATACATGCTTGTTCTCGTGGACTTCTATAGTATGGTCGATGGTCCCGCATTCACCGTAGCTCCAGTCGTTCACATCACCATGTGTTACATACCAGATGGCTCCGGGGTAAGCTATCCAGAAGCTGCCGCTGAAATAGCTGACTATTCCAGGATCGGAGGCGTAATCGATGGCCTGCTGATGAATGAGTCCCGAATCCTCCGGAAGTGGATCTAATGTGTAATTCCATAAAGTGTTGATGCATTTCTCGCCGCCGTGGAGAGACAGGCCGGCTGAGAACGGGTTAATGAAATTCTCGACAGCAGGCCAGTCCTGCATCGTAAGGTCTCTG is from Candidatus Aegiribacteria sp. and encodes:
- the rpmA gene encoding 50S ribosomal protein L27, with protein sequence MAHKKSSSSSRNGRDSAGRRLGVKAAAGQMLTAGTIIMRQRGTRIHPGVNVGRGNDDTLFAKVDGRLKFHSMGGRKVASVILEQI
- the hutI gene encoding imidazolonepropionase, which encodes MKIQADLILTDIGELVTMSGSPGLRRGEAAKELSIIHDGAVASSKGRIVWTGHSRYASDFVDLIDNSLEIDLAGKVVTPGFVDSHTHPLYAGTRQIEFALRAGGADYEEISAAGGGILNSVIRTRQATPESLEDTLVKHLTTMLLLGTTTVEVKSGYGLDLETEIRCLETAKRLSDNWPQTIAKTFLGAHEVPLEYRNRPDEYIKYLIDAVLPEIKAADLADFVDIFCEKGVFTAQQSERYLRAAKDMGFGVRMHADEFHDTDGASVAVDVGALSADHLLSISDKNIKKIAGSNTVATLLPGTALFLGKPFPPGRKLLDAGAAVAIATDFNPGSCFCESMPFMINLAVCGCGFTIEESLTAATVNGAEALGMGDRKGALVPGMDADMIIWDLDDYRGIAYHMAIPDIEDVIIAGQLISSMFE
- a CDS encoding carboxypeptidase regulatory-like domain-containing protein; this translates as MLKKIILLTFLATAFSYAGSTMLSNNFSYSIPHYSVSLQNVSSSDIKILEDQGFLIEWAHGGKAMIYVDSSQEDMLRHMGFSPVPVPVTVPLVPFPSLQDIYDSIDAVVAAHPAICRKVTIGTSVEGRPIEAVVVSDNVSTEEIEPEMRIHGGIHGDEPAASTTTLHYLEVLTDNYATSPMCEYIVNNTETWIIPVLNPDGYFHDSRTNANGVDLNRNLSYMWTGSGGGSAPFCEPETRALRDLTMQDWPAVENFINPFSAGLSLHGGEKCINTLWNYTLDPLPEDSGLIHQQAIDYASDPGIVSYFSGSFWIAYPGAIWYVTHGDVNDWSYGECGTIDHTIEVHENKHVSDWPGVDNAHYMAILEFFTSSTYGIWGTVTDSSGDPVDAQLALGIHDGTDSESLRFCRTDVTLGDYHKSLLPGIYDVEVTADGYTSQSVENISVGSQERVEVSFVLSQVGIEGAEEGFEGAFSAFPNPSRESCSFSIPETGVGGTMLIYDITGRSVTMQDVSPETDSFVWNLIETDGSLVPSGMYIARFSSGYSNWTTRVIVNR